Part of the Penicillium digitatum chromosome 4, complete sequence genome is shown below.
TTATGAAACGGCCTTTTCTTCTATGTCTAACCAGAGACCAAAGAAACTTGCTCATCTGGCGGTGATGGTTCAAACAACGAACTACATTGATCCAATACAATGAACGCAACCCCCTCTATGGTTGCGGATATCAACCTCCTCTCTGAATTTCTCGCCGATAATCAACTACCCGATCTCTCCACCACATCCCCAGTCGACTGCATTGTCATTTGCGCCTCAGCCGTTCTTCACGGTACCGAGATCCTTTTCCAAACCCTTGAGCAAAAGCCATCTCTTGCCAAAGCTCTCGTACTGTGCGGCGGCATCGGACACTCGACCGAGCTCCTTTATAAGGCAGTGAAATCTCATCCAATCTTTTCGCGCATCGCCGATGAAATCCAAGGTCTCCCTGAAGCCAAAGTTCTCGAACAAATCTTAGATCAATTCTTCGATCGGTCTCTCATCACCAAAGAAGGATGTCAAATTCTTCTTGAGCCGCTCTCTACGAATTGTGGACAGAATGCTTCATTCTCTCGCAAGGTCCTCGATGAAGCAGGCTTCCAGGCAACCAGTTATATTATCATTCAGGACCCAACAATGATGCTCAGGACTAAGGCATCGTCTGAGAAGGCTTACGAATGTGTCCAGCCCGCAGTCTCTATAATGAGTTGCCCTGTATTTGTGCCACGGGTACAGCTGTCCCGTAATGGAGTTATGGAGTACTTAGGCACATCTCCACCGTCAGAGCTGTGGTCACAAAGTCGGTTTCTGGATCTGATAATGGGCGAGATACCAAGGTTGAGGGATGATAACAATGGGTATGGTCCCCAGGGGCGTGATTTCATTGCCCATGTGGATCTTCCAAGTCATATTGAGGCAGCTTGGTCTCGACTTCAAGTGGTGGCTAAGAGCTATAGACAGATATGAAAACACAAAAACAGAGACATTGTGTGCATGGTATCTAAAGACCACGTGTTTGATTACGATAGAATGGGAACCGAGGCATCAAATGGAGATCCCGTGCATATACCTGTAATGCAAGTACGGTATACATGGAAGCCCACTACAATATGTCCTAAGACATAGGAGTTTGGAGTGAATTTCGGGATTTTTCAGGAAGACTGAAAGAAAAACTTGAAACGTATGGGAcggaaaaaaagaatcccCTGACCCGGGATCGAACCAGGGACCTCAAGATGATAAGTTCCTTGAAGAACCAAGCAATTACAGTCTTGCGCTCTTCCAGCTGAGCTATCAGGGGGATTGTATGTTTATCGATGCACTATGGCATATAATATGCCACAGGCACCCACTATTCACCATCCACATCCCCAAGAACCACTAGCTAACACACCTACTCCACTGAAACGAACCAAACCATCAAGCCAAACAGAAACATACTCATGATTCGACGCGCCCTAACCGCCGCCTCATCAGCGCGCGCATCACCTACAAGCACAGTATCAAGCGCCTCAGCCTGCAAGCTCCAACTGACCCGCCCATCATGGCATCATGTACGTGCACCCGAGCAAGAGCAAGAACACAAAAACGCGCCTCGCTCGCCGGAGATTTCTCCCAGCCCCAAACCCAAACCCAAAACTAACCACTAAACTACACCAACAGAGCCCGAGCACCACTCGTCGGTTCACTACAACCCCATTCCCAGCGTTCACAGCATCACCACCCGCCCAAGACCCCTCACCCTTCCGCCTCTCCGCAACCAAAAccggcccccccccaccGCTCTCCTTCGAAGATGTCTATTACAGTCCTTACCAGCCAAAGCGCCAATGGCCACCGGATATGTCCAAGCTGTCGCCGAAACACCAGTTCCGACTTGAGCGCAAATACCGTCGTCGCGCGGCGCTGAAGTATGCCCGGCCGAAATTTATGAAGGCTGTTACGCTGGGACAATGGGTTGTTATTGGATGTGAGTTTATGCCGAGATTGCGGGGTTGGGTTGGAGATTGGGGATCGCGAATGGCGTCCAAACCTGTGGTGGATATTGTGTGCTGGATTTCGAGGAAGGATGCTGACTTTTGGTGCTACGTAGTTGTCATTGTCTATTCAGTGCTCTTCATGGAGTGGGATACGGATGATACTGCGTTCCATGCGGTACGTGCCCTCTCTCGTTTGGGAATTGTGTCTTGGCTAACATGATTCGGCCTCACAGATTCGGGAGAACTTCTTTGCTGGTCTCCGGGCTATATTCTCCAGCGCACCGCCTCCGGGTCTGAGAAGGGAACAGAAGGACACTAGGGCGTCTGAGGAGAGCTAGCCGTCGAGTAATTTAGGTCGAGTGATCTCTGACATCAGTATTATTGTACAACACTTCAACCAACTTCCCTACTTGCATCTATAGTCTACTAGAACAGCCCGAAAATTCAGTAAGGAAACTTCTGTCGATTCATTCAATTCTCATATCTGTTCATAGGTCATTTGTCATGAAGAAATCCTGTCGGAAAACAGGCGTCGCTGTACCATGGAGagaaggagagaagagaCAGGGACAGATCATCAGTCTGTCTCTTTCTCGCTTTCTGCCCCGTCGCCTGTGCCAATATTTGGCTTCATTACATCATGTCCGCAGGACTTCTCTGGACAAGGAAATGCAGTCAGCATGCCCAATAACACCAAGAATGCCAACGCCGATCAGAAATAACAGACTACCAATAAACTCCAAAGGTCAAGTAAACGAAAGATACCAACAAGATAAGTTGGGGTGGGACTGCTTGAGGACCTGCCCTAACGCCGAGTCATGATAACGTGgaagccaaagaaaacaaaaaaaaaaaaaagacaagagaGGAATGGAAAATTCGTCGAATCGAACCGCAAAGTTGCGCCGCCGATTCTTAAAGCCAGCTGCGTAGGTCACTCGACGGGGTAGTTGGACCGCCAGCTGGACGGTTGTACGAGAAGTCCAGAGCAAGCTCCAGCCTAGGCGGGCGCTCATCGACAAGGCCCTTTCTAGGGCTACCAGGCGCGGACTTCTTAGGGGATTTGGTGGGCGAGCCGTGCTCGGCTGCTCGGGGCGGGCCTTCGCGTACCAAAGTATAGGGCCAGCCATCATCGGCCGCTGCTGCGACCCAGGTTCGCAGGCAATCATGCACAGAAGAATAGAACTTCTCCTTGCAAGTACGCAGACTACCACCCATGACCTTTTCAAAGCCGGAGGCACGGAGCTCATCACGAAGTTGGTTTCGCTCATCAGGGGTGGGCAGCACGGCAATCAGGCCATTCACAAGATCGAGATGTGCCGCAAGATAGTTGGTCGCATCCCATTCAACGCCTCCAACGTACGGGGCAGCCGGAAcaggaggacgaggagctGGGAAGTGACGCTCGTTGTAAGGACGAGTGTCTGCTGGGGTCTTTTCGCCGAAAAGGTCCTCTGACTTAGGGAGGGGAATCACATTCAGGTGATGGAGGAAGATCCAGAAGACCTCCTTTGTCACGTTTGTGATCTCCTTGCACCACACTCTGTAGGGTCTTGATTGGTAAATATTGGCAATGAAGGCCACGGGTTGGTTGTCCACCGGTGGCGCAGGATCCCTTAGATAAGAAAGGATCTGTCTGGCGCACGTGGTTGCCAGTTCACCAGCAGGAGCGGTGGAGAGCTGTGTGAATAGCAGGTTTGCGATGATCCCCCTAGTGGTGAACTCACTGGGGCCCTTCTTTTCCTCGTCAAAGAGCATATGCAGCAGAGCGGGAAAAAGCTCATTCTCGATGGAACCGAGGTGTGCCAGGGCCACAGATGTAGTGCATAGAGCCTTTAGACAGAGCAATGCCTCGTGCAAAAGGGTGTCCTCGTGGTCCTCACTGTAAAACGGATCAACCACCGGTCTGAATGAGGAAGGAGGCAGAAAACTTACCGCCAGGTCATCTTCATAATACGGTAGAGAAGCTGCACAATCTCGTCCATTCCTCCTTCAGTGATAAAATCATTGACCCATTGGACGGTTTCATTACGCAGGAGAAGACGCAGTTTGTGCATCTTTCCCACCTCAACCATCTCGGGCTTTTGTATCTCTCTCAGGTAATGCACAAAATCGGAGGGATCCGCCGCGGTATCGACAGCGGCCGCATCAGCAAGTGATGCTGCTGAAGCATTGGCTGAGAGGGTGGTGTAAAAACCAACAGGCTGGGAAAGATCCACGGACTTTGGACGACGGCTTGATGCTTCACTATCACGCCGCAACTTTTTGCCAGGCGACGAGGGGCCTTTAGTGAAGTTGAACCCGCGACTCCTGGATCGCGATCGAGAGCCTTTACGATCCTGAGGATGGGAGTCTTCCTTGGATTCTTTGCCGCGTCCTCGACGGCTATCACCAGTTCCCGCGCTGGGAGGAGTGATGCTCTCCGTCCGATCTTTCTGGATAAAATCTGCCTTAATGTTAGTATCAAGTGAGCGCATCTTATCTCTCATGTTGTGAGGGATATTCCTCGCATCCTAATGTATGTGTTAGCCCTGCAATTCAGATGGAGTGTATATAGTACTCAACAAACCAGCAGCTTTTCGAACTCGCTTTCGAGATCCTTGGAGTTCAGATGTTTATGCAATTCAGCATCTCGCTCCTTTGCATTAAATACCGAAATAGCAGCCTGTACACGAGAAAGCCGCTTTGGTTCCTCTTTTCCCATGGTAGGCGGGGATGTTTTTCGTGGACTTGATGATCCTCTGCTTTTGAACGAGGCATTATCAACTCGCCCATCAGGGTCACTTTCTCCCGAAGATGCGCGCTGCAATCCAAAAATATCCTTCATTTTGCGATTTCCCGTCAAAATTTCCGACTTGGGGCGAGGCTTGGACTCATTCAACTTGGTGAGGGAGGGTTGGTGGAAATCATAGAAGTTGCGTTGCTGGCTTGGCCCGTACCCCTTGGGTGTATAGAGAGAGACTTCTTCCGTCACAGTTCGCTTCAAGTCGGCGGTCGAGTTAGACCTCGATCGACCAGTAGGCTCTTTGTAAACCGAGGCCGAGTCCTGTGACCAGACTGGGGACGGCATATTATCAATCAGGTCGGTTGGGCTGCAGTTTTCCTTGTCGCGGCTCTGCTTCGAGCCATCCTTCCTTCCTCGTTGGGACCTTTTGAGGATGGCCGAGAGGCTATTGGATGATTTCGCCTTTTTGGGCGACAGATCCCCACTCTGCTCGGGTGTCTCCTCCGATTTACTGTCCTTCCGCTCCATGTAAATTCTCAGGGACTTCAATGAAACCGCGCTCTTGGTCTTTTTATGGAGGACTCCTTTACTTTCTTTGCTGCCTATCTTTGGCGAGACCATTCCGTGGTCGCCCGCATCGCGATTGGGAGCAATCTCACTGAGCGGGCGGTAGCCGGAAACGGAACCGGGCTCCTCAGTAAATGGGATAGGGATGATCTCGGTAGGTCTACTTCTCTGCAGAGGCCGCGAGGCCAGGGCATCGTCGGCTGATTGATTTCGTTTGTGAGTTTTGGACGAGATTATGGCCCGGAAGATGGACTGTTTGGTGGGAGATCGGTTCGCATCGTCAAATATTTGGGGACCAGAGGTACTCGCAGCCATTGCTACCCTCTTTGACCAGCAACTAAATCCATCTTGTTAGTAGATGAAGTGGATAAAGACCAGCGGAGGGGGACGGATAGTTGCAGTTTGAACTCACGGGATCTGTAGAAACAAACGCAGAACAAAACCACAACGCGgtcaccaaaagaaaaggatGATGGTCAAGTATAGCCCTTAAATtccaacccaaaaaaaaaataccaaaTGGCGGGGAAGCAGATAGGCCtggtagaaaaaaaaagaagagatcaGTGGGCAAGCTGGGGAATTTGAAGAATCAACGGCGTCTTGCTGCCAACAGCAACCGTCATCGAGTATCAAGATGTTGATCCACTTGCCTCGACTTAGCGCAGAAGTCGATCCCTGGGGTTGGCTGGATTGAAGGTGAAAGAGTAAACAACGTGCGGGTAAAGAGGTTGCGAGGGGTAACGAAGGGACTTGGCGGTGAACATGGGGGTTTCTTAGCGGTTGGCCTTTTCAAGTACTTTTTGGGTCGTACACTTTTGTTGAAATGTGCCCATCTGAGCTAGACATGTCACATTGCCTATCATTGCCCATTCATTTTGGTTCATTTTGGTTCATTTTGGTTCATTTTGGGTCTATTATTTTTTAGGGTTGCATGCAGTCCTTGcatgttttctttgtttatTTGATTGTTGTCATTGTGATGACCGTTTTTTATTGCATCCGGCTGACTTTGGAAAATATTGGACCGATCCTTGACAACACCTGATACATCCTACTGTAAAAATCAAAAGGGGATCAATGAGCCAAATCTATTTATCCACCATCTTATCGGGGTATCGTTTTACAGATATCATTCCTCTTTGTTCGTGACCAAACATCGCGTACCTCTGCCGCGGCTGGATTGGCCCAATTGAAAATAAACACACGATCGGATTCCATGCGGTTGTGGCGAGTAACTCTCAACCCACTTTTTGTTCCCTTAAGATCGGATCATATTTTATGCAATTTGTGCATATCAGGATGACTCCGACCGTTTGCGACGTCCGGT
Proteins encoded:
- a CDS encoding Diaphanous GTPase-binding, with amino-acid sequence MTIPCWSKRVAMAASTSGPQIFDDANRSPTKQSIFRAIISSKTHKRNQSADDALASRPLQRSRPTEIIPIPFTEEPGSVSGYRPLSEIAPNRDAGDHGMVSPKIGSKESKGVLHKKTKSAVSLKSLRIYMERKDSKSEETPEQSGDLSPKKAKSSNSLSAILKRSQRGRKDGSKQSRDKENCSPTDLIDNMPSPVWSQDSASVYKEPTGRSRSNSTADLKRTVTEEVSLYTPKGYGPSQQRNFYDFHQPSLTKLNESKPRPKSEILTGNRKMKDIFGLQRASSGESDPDGRVDNASFKSRGSSSPRKTSPPTMGKEEPKRLSRVQAAISVFNAKERDAELHKHLNSKDLESEFEKLLDARNIPHNMRDKMRSLDTNIKADFIQKDRTESITPPSAGTGDSRRGRGKESKEDSHPQDRKGSRSRSRSRGFNFTKGPSSPGKKLRRDSEASSRRPKSVDLSQPVGFYTTLSANASAASLADAAAVDTAADPSDFVHYLREIQKPEMVEVGKMHKLRLLLRNETVQWVNDFITEGGMDEIVQLLYRIMKMTWREDHEDTLLHEALLCLKALCTTSVALAHLGSIENELFPALLHMLFDEEKKGPSEFTTRGIIANLLFTQLSTAPAGELATTCARQILSYLRDPAPPVDNQPVAFIANIYQSRPYRVWCKEITNVTKEVFWIFLHHLNVIPLPKSEDLFGEKTPADTRPYNERHFPAPRPPVPAAPYVGGVEWDATNYLAAHLDLVNGLIAVLPTPDERNQLRDELRASGFEKVMGGSLRTCKEKFYSSVHDCLRTWVAAAADDGWPYTLVREGPPRAAEHGSPTKSPKKSAPGSPRKGLVDERPPRLELALDFSYNRPAGGPTTPSSDLRSWL
- a CDS encoding Protein YdcF, whose translation is MNATPSMVADINLLSEFLADNQLPDLSTTSPVDCIVICASAVLHGTEILFQTLEQKPSLAKALVLCGGIGHSTELLYKAVKSHPIFSRIADEIQGLPEAKVLEQILDQFFDRSLITKEGCQILLEPLSTNCGQNASFSRKVLDEAGFQATSYIIIQDPTMMLRTKASSEKAYECVQPAVSIMSCPVFVPRVQLSRNGVMEYLGTSPPSELWSQSRFLDLIMGEIPRLRDDNNGYGPQGRDFIAHVDLPSHIEAAWSRLQVVAKSYRQI
- a CDS encoding inositol 2-dehydrogenase — protein: MIRRALTAASSARASPTSTVSSASACKLQLTRPSWHHSPSTTRRFTTTPFPAFTASPPAQDPSPFRLSATKTGPPPPLSFEDVYYSPYQPKRQWPPDMSKLSPKHQFRLERKYRRRAALKYARPKFMKAVTLGQWVVIGFVIVYSVLFMEWDTDDTAFHAIRENFFAGLRAIFSSAPPPGLRREQKDTRASEES